Proteins from one Bifidobacterium sp. ESL0732 genomic window:
- the hisG gene encoding ATP phosphoribosyltransferase has product MLRIAVPNKGMLSESAWSLLKEAGYQLRTQPRQLVVEDHDNQVELFYLRPLDIAIYVGQGAIDLGITGRDMLLNTETEASEDIPLGFGASTFRFAAPKDSPITKLEDVNGKRIASSFDKLVGDYLASHGLHADITHLDGAVESSVQLGVADLIADVVSTGTTLRNAGLRIFGDPILHSEAILIRSPRIADNDKRLLIFKRRLEGVLTARRYVMMDYDVPVSKVAAAVALTPGLESPTISPLRDQQWCAVRAMVEREKVNQTMDQLYDVGARAIIVTALQASRI; this is encoded by the coding sequence ATGCTGAGAATAGCTGTACCCAACAAAGGCATGCTCTCGGAGTCTGCATGGAGTCTCTTGAAGGAAGCCGGATACCAACTGCGTACCCAACCACGCCAATTGGTGGTCGAAGACCATGACAACCAAGTTGAGCTTTTCTACCTCCGTCCCCTGGATATCGCCATCTATGTCGGGCAAGGAGCCATCGATCTCGGCATTACCGGTCGTGACATGCTGCTGAACACCGAAACGGAAGCCAGTGAGGACATTCCGCTCGGCTTTGGAGCTTCGACCTTCCGCTTTGCAGCGCCCAAGGATTCGCCGATCACCAAGCTTGAAGACGTCAACGGCAAGCGAATCGCAAGTTCGTTCGACAAGCTGGTCGGTGATTATCTTGCGTCCCACGGTCTGCACGCCGATATCACCCATCTTGATGGGGCTGTGGAATCATCGGTTCAACTCGGCGTCGCCGATCTTATCGCCGATGTGGTGTCCACCGGTACCACGCTGCGCAATGCCGGGCTTCGCATCTTCGGCGATCCTATTCTGCATTCGGAAGCCATTCTCATCCGTTCCCCCCGTATCGCCGACAACGACAAACGCCTGCTGATCTTCAAGCGTCGTCTCGAAGGTGTGCTTACCGCCCGACGATATGTCATGATGGACTATGACGTACCTGTCAGCAAAGTCGCAGCTGCCGTGGCGCTTACACCGGGTTTGGAGAGCCCGACGATTTCACCGCTGCGTGACCAGCAGTGGTGTGCTGTTCGAGCCATGGTTGAACGCGAGAAGGTGAACCAAACGATGGATCAACTATACGATGTCGGTGCGCGAGCCATCATCGTCACCGCTTTGCAAGCTTCAAGAATCTGA
- a CDS encoding phosphoribosyl-ATP diphosphatase has protein sequence MKTFESLFKELSEKAETRPAGSKTVDELDKGTHFIGKKINEEAGETWIAAEYEGADRTAEEMSQLIYHIQVMMIKHGISLEDLYKNL, from the coding sequence ATGAAGACATTCGAATCACTGTTCAAAGAACTCAGTGAAAAGGCCGAGACCCGTCCGGCAGGTTCCAAGACAGTCGATGAGCTCGACAAGGGTACACATTTCATTGGTAAGAAAATCAACGAAGAGGCAGGGGAGACCTGGATCGCCGCCGAATACGAAGGCGCGGACCGCACTGCCGAAGAAATGAGCCAGCTCATCTACCATATTCAGGTCATGATGATCAAGCATGGCATCAGCCTTGAAGATCTTTATAAAAACCTTTAA